A part of Streptomyces sp. NBC_01210 genomic DNA contains:
- a CDS encoding acyl-CoA dehydrogenase family protein produces the protein MDFAFDARTEELRAKLLAFMDEHVYPAEAIEHEQRAQLASPWDTPAIFDELKAEARKQGLWNLFLPDAEHGAGLTNLQYAPLAEITGRSPHLAPTALNCAAPDTGNMEVLAQFGNEQQKKQWLEPLLTAEIRSAFAMTEPEVASSDATNIQTRIDRDGDDYVINGRKWYISGAMNPDCKIFIVMGKTDPDGDDIRRQQSMILVPRDTPGLEVRRAMQVYGYEDHAHGGHAEVVFDNVRVPASNLIGEEGGGFAIAQARLGPGRIHHCMRLIGMAERAIELMCKRAVSRTAFGKPIAQQGVVQNWIADARVSVEQLRLLVLKTAWLMDTVGNRGAHAEIQAIKIATPRAVVDILDRAVQVHGAGGVSQDFPLAELWAAARTLKLADGPDEVHQRSLARRELKQYL, from the coding sequence ATGGACTTCGCATTCGACGCGCGCACCGAGGAACTGCGGGCCAAGCTACTCGCCTTCATGGACGAGCACGTCTACCCGGCCGAGGCGATCGAGCATGAGCAGCGCGCCCAGCTGGCTTCGCCGTGGGACACCCCGGCGATCTTCGATGAGCTCAAGGCCGAGGCGCGCAAGCAGGGTCTGTGGAATCTCTTCCTGCCCGACGCGGAGCACGGGGCGGGACTGACCAATCTGCAGTACGCGCCGCTTGCCGAAATCACCGGCCGCAGCCCGCACTTGGCCCCGACCGCGCTGAACTGTGCCGCCCCCGACACCGGGAACATGGAGGTGCTCGCGCAGTTCGGCAACGAGCAGCAGAAGAAGCAGTGGCTGGAGCCGCTGCTGACCGCGGAGATCCGGTCCGCGTTCGCCATGACCGAGCCCGAGGTGGCCTCGTCCGACGCGACGAACATCCAGACGCGGATCGACCGCGACGGCGACGACTACGTCATCAACGGCCGCAAGTGGTACATCTCCGGGGCGATGAACCCCGACTGCAAGATCTTCATCGTGATGGGCAAGACCGACCCGGACGGCGACGACATCCGCCGCCAGCAGTCGATGATCCTCGTGCCGCGCGACACCCCGGGCCTGGAGGTCCGGCGCGCCATGCAGGTGTACGGCTACGAGGACCACGCGCACGGCGGCCATGCCGAGGTCGTCTTCGACAACGTACGGGTGCCCGCATCGAATCTGATCGGCGAGGAGGGCGGCGGCTTTGCCATCGCCCAGGCGCGCCTCGGCCCGGGCCGTATCCACCACTGCATGCGTCTGATCGGCATGGCCGAGCGGGCCATCGAGCTGATGTGCAAGCGGGCCGTGTCCCGTACGGCCTTCGGCAAGCCGATCGCCCAGCAGGGTGTCGTACAGAACTGGATCGCGGACGCCCGGGTCTCCGTCGAGCAGCTGCGGCTGCTGGTCCTGAAGACCGCCTGGCTGATGGACACGGTCGGCAACCGCGGGGCGCACGCCGAGATCCAGGCGATCAAGATCGCGACCCCGCGGGCGGTCGTCGACATCCTCGACAGGGCGGTGCAGGTGCACGGCGCGGGCGGGGTGAGCCAGGACTTCCCGCTCGCGGAACTGTGGGCGGCGGCGCGGACGTTGAAGCTGGCGGACGGGCCGGACGAGGTGCACCAGCGCTCGCTGGCGCGGCGGGAGCTGAAGCAGTACCTCTAG
- a CDS encoding phosphotransferase family protein, which translates to MSSVPPPGLDPEQLRGYLDRERPGLVSGPLSARLIQGGRSNLTYSVTDGTGRWVVRRPPLGHVLATAHDMKREHRVISALHPTAVPVPEPVLLCEDESVIGSPFYVMEFVDGTPYRTAEELAQLGPERTRDAVLGLVDTLVELHAVDPQSVGLGDFGRPEGFLDRQLRRWGKQLDASRNRELAGIDELHAALGRALPDSPAATVIHGDYRLDNVLVGPDDRIKAILDWEMSTLGDPLTDLGLLVMYSVKLELPDSPVSTTAGAAGHPDAAELIERYAARSGRDTSAISWYTAFAWFKLAVILEGIHYRYTLGQTVGAGFDRIGDLVPLFIQHGLTTLQEG; encoded by the coding sequence ATGAGCTCAGTCCCCCCGCCAGGCCTCGATCCCGAGCAGCTGCGCGGTTATCTCGACCGCGAGCGGCCGGGTCTGGTGAGCGGACCGCTCAGCGCCCGGCTGATTCAGGGCGGCCGCTCCAATCTCACGTACTCCGTCACCGACGGCACCGGTCGCTGGGTCGTCCGCCGGCCCCCGCTCGGGCACGTACTGGCCACCGCGCACGACATGAAGCGCGAGCACCGGGTGATCAGCGCGCTCCACCCGACCGCGGTGCCGGTGCCCGAGCCGGTGCTGCTGTGCGAGGACGAGTCGGTGATCGGATCGCCGTTCTACGTCATGGAGTTCGTGGACGGCACTCCGTACCGCACGGCCGAGGAGCTGGCCCAGCTCGGCCCCGAGCGCACCAGGGACGCGGTTCTCGGCCTGGTCGACACCCTCGTGGAACTGCACGCTGTGGACCCCCAGTCGGTGGGTCTCGGCGACTTCGGGCGGCCCGAGGGTTTCCTCGACCGGCAGCTGCGCCGCTGGGGCAAGCAGCTGGACGCCTCCCGCAATCGCGAGCTTGCCGGCATCGACGAGCTGCACGCCGCGCTCGGCCGCGCCCTGCCCGATTCACCCGCGGCCACCGTCATCCACGGCGACTACCGGCTGGACAATGTCCTGGTCGGCCCGGACGACCGGATCAAGGCGATCCTCGACTGGGAGATGTCGACCCTCGGCGATCCGCTGACCGACCTCGGGCTGCTCGTGATGTACAGCGTCAAGCTGGAGCTGCCCGACTCCCCCGTCAGCACCACCGCGGGCGCGGCGGGCCACCCGGACGCGGCCGAGCTGATCGAGCGGTACGCCGCCCGCTCCGGCCGCGACACCTCCGCCATCTCCTGGTACACGGCCTTCGCATGGTTCAAGCTCGCCGTGATCCTCGAGGGCATCCACTACCGCTACACACTCGGCCAGACCGTCGGCGCCGGCTTCGACCGGATCGGCGATCTCGTGCCCCTCTTCATCCAGCACGGCCTCACCACCCTCCAGGAAGGCTGA
- a CDS encoding TetR/AcrR family transcriptional regulator, with the protein MARTTDRDGTPVPQRLLAAATRLFAERGYDRTSVQEIVEAAGVTKGALYHYFGSKEDLLQEVYARVLRIQQERLDAFADADEPVEQRLRGAAADVVVTTIDNLDDAAIFFRSMHHLSPEKHKQVRAERRRYHERFRALVEEGQQSGVFSSATPADLVVDYHFGSVHHLSTWYSPDGPLTPQQVADHLADMLLRALRP; encoded by the coding sequence ATGGCCAGGACGACGGACAGGGACGGCACCCCTGTCCCGCAGAGGCTGCTGGCTGCCGCCACCCGGCTCTTCGCCGAACGCGGCTACGACCGCACCTCCGTGCAGGAGATCGTCGAGGCGGCCGGCGTCACCAAGGGCGCGCTCTACCACTACTTCGGCTCCAAGGAAGACCTGCTCCAAGAGGTCTATGCGCGGGTGCTCCGGATCCAGCAGGAGCGGCTCGACGCCTTCGCGGACGCCGACGAGCCGGTGGAGCAGCGGCTGCGCGGTGCCGCGGCCGATGTGGTCGTGACGACGATCGACAACCTCGACGACGCGGCGATCTTCTTCCGGTCCATGCACCATCTGAGTCCGGAGAAGCACAAGCAGGTGCGCGCCGAGCGTCGCCGCTACCACGAGCGGTTCCGCGCGCTGGTCGAGGAGGGTCAGCAGAGCGGGGTGTTCTCCTCGGCCACCCCCGCCGACCTGGTGGTGGACTACCACTTCGGCTCGGTCCACCATCTGTCCACCTGGTACAGCCCGGATGGTCCGCTCACTCCGCAGCAGGTCGCCGACCACCTCGCGGACATGCTGCTGCGCGCGCTGCGCCCGTAG